In one window of Pseudoliparis swirei isolate HS2019 ecotype Mariana Trench chromosome 15, NWPU_hadal_v1, whole genome shotgun sequence DNA:
- the LOC130204952 gene encoding progestin and adipoQ receptor family member 3-like isoform X3, with amino-acid sequence MLCSVGYHLFACHRSEKTCRRWLSLDYAGISVGILGCYVPGIFYAFYCNAFWRQVYLLTVLSLILAVFCAQVHPHYLSNEWRGIRATIFCCVTGISVIPACHWVWLNGGFHTDVVQLFLPRIIVMYLIAGSAFLFYVTKIPERCFPGQLNYLGASHQVWHILVVVMFYWWHQTALHIMHFRHRQSCPTSSS; translated from the exons ATGTTGTGTTCTGTGGGGTATCACCTGTTCGCGTGCCACCGGTCAGAGAAGACTTGCCGTCGCTGGCTGTCTTTGGACTACGCAGGCATCTCTGTTGGCATCCTGGGCTGCTATGTACCCGGGATCTTCTACGCCTTCTACTGTAACGCT TTTTGGCGACAGGTCTACCTGCTGACAGTGCTGTCCCTGATCCTAGCCGTCTTCTGTGCTCAGGTCCACCCTCATTACCTCAGCAATGAATGGCGAGGGATTCGGGCGACGATCTTCTGCTGTGTGACTGGCATCAGTGTGATCCCGGCATGTCACTGGGTCTGGCTCAATGGAGGATTCCACACTGACGTTGTACAG CTGTTCCTGCCTCGTATAATCGTGATGTACCTGATAGCTGGATCGGCTTTCTTGTTCTACGTCACCAAGATCCCCGAACGCTGCTTCCCCG GCCAGCTGAACTACCTGGGTGCCAGTCACCAGGTATGGCACATACTGGTGGTGGTGATGTTTTACTGGTGGCACCAGACTGCTCTACACATCATGCACTTCAGGCACAGGCAGTCCTGCCCGACCAGCAGCAGCTAA
- the LOC130204952 gene encoding progestin and adipoQ receptor family member 3-like isoform X2, with the protein MLLKMPQKTPHFIDLGSSKQWPVMIPQRIRLYTYEQIPVFLKENPFITGGYRAHLPSKLCLRSIFILSNESVNIWSHLLGFLLFFFLGLNDLSYVLPASGAKIEDYVIYTIGLFCFQVCMLCSVGYHLFACHRSEKTCRRWLSLDYAGISVGILGCYVPGIFYAFYCNAVHPHYLSNEWRGIRATIFCCVTGISVIPACHWVWLNGGFHTDVVQLFLPRIIVMYLIAGSAFLFYVTKIPERCFPGQLNYLGASHQVWHILVVVMFYWWHQTALHIMHFRHRQSCPTSSS; encoded by the exons ATGCTGCTGAAGATGCCCCAGAAGACTCCCCACTTCATAGACCTGGGCAGCTCTAAGCAGTGGCCTGTGATGATACCCCAGAGGATAAGGCTGTACACCTATGAACAGATCCCCGTCTTCCTCAAAGAAAACCCCTTCATCACAGGCGGCTACAGGGCCCACCTGCCCTCTAAACTCTGcctgaggag TATTTTCATTCTCTCCAATGAGAGTGTGAACATTTGGAGCCATCTTCTCggtttccttctcttcttctttctggggCTCAACGACCTCTCGTATGTGCTGCCAGCCTCTGGAGCGAAAATAGAGGACTACGTCATCTACACTATCGGACTCTTCTGCTTCCAG GTGTGCATGTTGTGTTCTGTGGGGTATCACCTGTTCGCGTGCCACCGGTCAGAGAAGACTTGCCGTCGCTGGCTGTCTTTGGACTACGCAGGCATCTCTGTTGGCATCCTGGGCTGCTATGTACCCGGGATCTTCTACGCCTTCTACTGTAACGCT GTCCACCCTCATTACCTCAGCAATGAATGGCGAGGGATTCGGGCGACGATCTTCTGCTGTGTGACTGGCATCAGTGTGATCCCGGCATGTCACTGGGTCTGGCTCAATGGAGGATTCCACACTGACGTTGTACAG CTGTTCCTGCCTCGTATAATCGTGATGTACCTGATAGCTGGATCGGCTTTCTTGTTCTACGTCACCAAGATCCCCGAACGCTGCTTCCCCG GCCAGCTGAACTACCTGGGTGCCAGTCACCAGGTATGGCACATACTGGTGGTGGTGATGTTTTACTGGTGGCACCAGACTGCTCTACACATCATGCACTTCAGGCACAGGCAGTCCTGCCCGACCAGCAGCAGCTAA
- the slc26a1 gene encoding sulfate anion transporter 1 gives MQEVTKVTPPVLERRARQRQTTASVLKSKLKQGVSCTVPRVRSTLSGFFPVVRWLPKYKFREYVWGDAMSGVIIGIILVPQSIAYCLLAGVAPIYGLYTSFYANIIYFLMGTSRHVSVGIFSLMSLMVGQVVYKEMFLAGFDLNEDSKASDVLNDTLGTNLTAGKLHSVELMGMQCGKECYSISIAAALTFLVGVYQLVMAVFQLGFVSVYLSGPMLDGFATGASFTILTVQAKYLLGLKIPRHQGYGTVVVTWINIFANIQSANMCDLITSIICISVLVAGKEIQERFKDRLKIPLPTELIVVAGATLASHFGELNIKYGTSVSGHIPTGFISPQVPSFSLMSRLILDAIPLAVISFAFTVSLSEMFAKKNGYTVRPNQEMLAIGCCNIIPSFFHCFTTSAALAKTMVKDSTGCQTQISSLISAMVVLLVLLFFAPFFHALQKCVLACIIIVSLRGALRKFMDVPAKWRASRNDGIVWLVTMAATTLISVEVGLVVGICFSMICVIFMTQNPKVSLLGRANDTDLYEDLDEYKNLMAPPRVQVFRFQAPLYYANKESFLKSLYNAVGVEPFLELTKRRKAEKKAKGMSSKLGKANGDKSTSDVIVGLVQRELAFHTIVLDCSAISFMDTTGMDTFIGLVNEYREISVSVLLANCNTGVIDTLQKGQFFGKNAKDMSSLLFHSVHAAVLHANSTYAAAERRSEDSVV, from the exons ATGCAGGAGGTCACCAAGGTCACGCCACCTGTCCTGGAGCGTCGGGCTCGCCAGCGACAGACCACAGCTTCAGTCCTCAAATCCAAGCTGAAGCAAGGCGTGAGCTGCACGGTGCCCAGAGTCCGGTCCACCTTGAGCGGGTTCTTCCCCGTTGTGCGCTGGCTGCCTAAATACAAGTTCCGCGAGTACGTCTGGGGCGATGCGATGTCCGGCGTGATCATTGGCATCATCTTGGTGCCGCAATCCATCGCCTACTGCCTGCTGGCAGGAGTGGCGCCCATCTATGGATTATACACCTCCTTTTACGCCAACATCATCTACTTCCTCATGGGCACGTCCAGACACGTCTCTGTGGGGATCTTCAGCCTCATGAGCCTCATGGTTGGACAG GTGGTGTATAAGGAGATGTTCCTGGCGGGTTTTGACCTCAATGAGGACTCCAAAGCATCTGATGTGTTAAATGACACACTGGGCACCAACCTCACTGCTGGCAAACTTCACAGTGTTGAGCTAATGGGTATGCAGTGTGGGAAGGAGTGTTACTCCATCAGCATCGCTGCTGCCCTCACCTTCCTGGTCGGCGTCTATCAG CTCGTGATGGCCGTGTTCCAGTTGGGCTTCGTCTCTGTATACCTTTCGGGTCCAATGCTCGACGGTTTTGCCACGGGAGCCTCTTTCACCATCCTCACCGTGCAGGCTAAATACCTGTTGGGTCTCAAGATCCCCCGTCACCAGGGCTACGGCACAGTCGTCGTGACCTGGATCAACATCTTCGCCAACATTCAAAGTGCCAACATGTGTGACCTCATCACGAGCATCATCTGTATCTCTGTATTAG tGGCAGGTAAAGAGATCCAGGAGCGCTTCAAGGATCGTCTTAAGATCCCTCTGCCGACTGAGCTGATAGTCGTGGCAGGAGCTACACTGGCCAGCCATTTTGGGGAGCTGAACATCAAATATGGCACCAGTGTATCCGGTCACATCCCCACAGGATTCATTTCTCCCCAGGTGCCCAGCTTTAGTTTGATGTCACGGCTGATACTGGATGCCATTCCTTTGGCCGTCATCAG TTTTGCCTTCACGGTGTCGCTGTCCGAGATGTTTGCGAAGAAAAATGGCTACACGGTCCGTCCCAACCAGGAGATGCTGGCCATCGGCTGTTGTAATATCATCCCCTCCTTCTTCCACTGTTTCACCACCAGTGCAGCATTGGCAAAAACCATGGTGAAGGACTCAACAGGCTGCCAGACACAG ATTTCCAGTCTGATCAGCGCCATGGTTGTCCTTCTCGTCCTTCTGTTCTTTGCGCCTTTCTTCCACGCCCTCCAGAAGTGTGTTCTTGCCTGTATCATCATCGTGAGCCTTCGTGGGGCACTGAGGAAGTTCATGGACGTCCCGGCTAAGTGGCGCGCCAGCAGGAACGACGGCATCGTGTGGCTGGTCACCATGGCGGCCACGACTCTGATCAGCGTGGAGGTGGGCCTCGTGGTCGGAATATGCTTTTCCATGATTTGTGTCATCTTTATGACCCAGAACCCGAAG GTCTCTCTCCTGGGCCGAGCCAATGACACTGATCTGTACGAGGACTTGGACGAGTACAAGAACCTGATGGCGCCACCTCGGGTTCAGGTATTCCGTTTCCAGGCTCCGCTGTATTACGCAAACAAGGAATCATTCCTCAAATCCCTCTACAACGCTGTCGGAGTTGAACCTTTCCTGGAGCTGACTAAGAGGAGGAAGGCAGAGAAGAAGGCCAAGGGGATGTCCTCAAAGCTGGGCAAGGCGAATGGGGATAAAAGCACCTCAGACGTTATTGTAGGACTTGTACAAAGAGAACTGGCTTTCCACACAATCGTCTTGGACTGCTCCGCCATATCCTTCATGGACACAACGGGCATGGACACATTCATAGGGCTGGTCAATGAATACAGAGAGATAAGTGTGAGCGTGCTCCTCGCGAACTGCAACACCGGAGTCATCGATACCTTGCAGAAAGGACAATTCTTTGGGAAAAATGCCAAAGACATGAGCAGCCTGCTGTTTCACAGCGTTCACGCGGCAGTCCTTCACGCAAACAGTACATACGCTGCAGCAGAAAGACGCTCAGAAGATTCTGTGGTTTAG
- the LOC130204952 gene encoding progestin and adipoQ receptor family member 3-like isoform X1, whose product MLLKMPQKTPHFIDLGSSKQWPVMIPQRIRLYTYEQIPVFLKENPFITGGYRAHLPSKLCLRSIFILSNESVNIWSHLLGFLLFFFLGLNDLSYVLPASGAKIEDYVIYTIGLFCFQVCMLCSVGYHLFACHRSEKTCRRWLSLDYAGISVGILGCYVPGIFYAFYCNAFWRQVYLLTVLSLILAVFCAQVHPHYLSNEWRGIRATIFCCVTGISVIPACHWVWLNGGFHTDVVQLFLPRIIVMYLIAGSAFLFYVTKIPERCFPGQLNYLGASHQVWHILVVVMFYWWHQTALHIMHFRHRQSCPTSSS is encoded by the exons ATGCTGCTGAAGATGCCCCAGAAGACTCCCCACTTCATAGACCTGGGCAGCTCTAAGCAGTGGCCTGTGATGATACCCCAGAGGATAAGGCTGTACACCTATGAACAGATCCCCGTCTTCCTCAAAGAAAACCCCTTCATCACAGGCGGCTACAGGGCCCACCTGCCCTCTAAACTCTGcctgaggag TATTTTCATTCTCTCCAATGAGAGTGTGAACATTTGGAGCCATCTTCTCggtttccttctcttcttctttctggggCTCAACGACCTCTCGTATGTGCTGCCAGCCTCTGGAGCGAAAATAGAGGACTACGTCATCTACACTATCGGACTCTTCTGCTTCCAG GTGTGCATGTTGTGTTCTGTGGGGTATCACCTGTTCGCGTGCCACCGGTCAGAGAAGACTTGCCGTCGCTGGCTGTCTTTGGACTACGCAGGCATCTCTGTTGGCATCCTGGGCTGCTATGTACCCGGGATCTTCTACGCCTTCTACTGTAACGCT TTTTGGCGACAGGTCTACCTGCTGACAGTGCTGTCCCTGATCCTAGCCGTCTTCTGTGCTCAGGTCCACCCTCATTACCTCAGCAATGAATGGCGAGGGATTCGGGCGACGATCTTCTGCTGTGTGACTGGCATCAGTGTGATCCCGGCATGTCACTGGGTCTGGCTCAATGGAGGATTCCACACTGACGTTGTACAG CTGTTCCTGCCTCGTATAATCGTGATGTACCTGATAGCTGGATCGGCTTTCTTGTTCTACGTCACCAAGATCCCCGAACGCTGCTTCCCCG GCCAGCTGAACTACCTGGGTGCCAGTCACCAGGTATGGCACATACTGGTGGTGGTGATGTTTTACTGGTGGCACCAGACTGCTCTACACATCATGCACTTCAGGCACAGGCAGTCCTGCCCGACCAGCAGCAGCTAA